CGCTCCGCGATGAGCTCGGCTTCCACGTGCTCGGTGCGCACCGGCACCGCGTGCGCCGCGATCGCGAAGGCGCCTGCAAGGACGAGGGCTGCGGCGAGGAGGATCCGGTGGCGGGGGAGGGGGTGGGTCATCACGTACAATCGGGGGAAGCCAACGCATAGAGCGGCAATCGGGGGCGAAGTTCCTCCCCGGCCGGCCAACCATGCCCTGCGTCAGATTTCATCGTTTCGCGTCCCTAGCGACCAGGATTCCGCGCCTATTCTACTTGCCGCGGGCCTACACCCTGCCGCCGCGTGCCCGCCGGACCGCGTATCCCTCCTGAGGCATCCATGGCCACGCTGACCCGCAGGAAAGCCGCGGCGCCCGAGCCCGAGTCCACCGCCGAGGTGACGCGCAAGGAACCCGACGACGTCCTGTTCTTCGCCACCTGTCCGCGCGGCCTCGCGGGCGCGCTGGCCGAGGAGCTGGCCGGGCTGGGCGCGACGCAAATCAAGGCGGGCGAGGCGGGAGTCGATTTCGAAGGGCCCTTCGCGCTCGCCTACAAGGCGAATCTGGAATCGCGGCTGGCCACGCGCATCCTCGCCCGCGTCGCGCGCTTCGATTACCGAAACGAGACGGACATCTACGAGGGCGCCAGGCAGGTGCGCTGGCACGCGCACTTCGGCCTCGAGAGAACGTTCAAGGTCGACACGAACGCGGTCAAGGCGCCGGTGAAGAGCATCGACTTCGTCACGCTCAAGGTGAAGGACGCGATCGCCGACGTCTTTCGCGACGCTTTCGGCAAGCGCCCCGACGTGTCCTCGCGCGAGCCCGAGGTGCGCGTGCACGTATTCCTCGACGCGAAGTGGTGCACGCTCTACCTGGACACCAGCGGCGAGCCGCTCTTCAAGCGCGGGCGGCGCGACCGGGCCGGGGAGGCGCCCCTCAAGAAGAACCTGGCGGCGGGGCTGCTCCGGCTCTCGGGGTGGACCCCGGAACAGCCGCTGCTCGATCCCATGTGCGGCGCCGGAACCATCCTCGTTGAAGCTGCTGAAATGGCGCTGGGGCTGGCGCCCGGCCGCGATCGCCCGTTCGGGTTCGAAAAGCTCACGCGCTTCGACGCGGCTGCCTGGGAGGCAATCAAGGCCGAGAGCGCGGAGCGCGCGCAACCGGCGGCGCCGCGCGAGATCCACGGCTCCGACCTCTACGGCAGCACGCTCGACCTGGCGCGTGCCAACCTGCGCGACATGAATCTCGAGGGCGTCGTGTCGCTCAAGCAGGCGAACCTCCTCGAGCTTTCCGCGCCCGCGCCATCGGGGCTCCTCGTCACCAATCCGCCCTACGGCGTGCGCATCGGCGAGAAGGAGGAGCTCGCGAAGTTCTACCCGGAGCTCGGCCACCTGCTGAAGCAGAAGTTCGCCGGCTGGACCGCCTACATCTTCTCCGGCGACCCGGACCTTCCGAAGCTGATCCGCCTTGCCGCCACGAAGCGCACCGTGCTCTACAACGGCGCCATCGAGTGCCGGCTCTACGAATACCGCATGGTCGCCGGCGGCAACCGACCCTGACCGCGCTGCTCCTGATCAAGCTGGCGCTGGTCCCGTTCGCGGTGTGGCTCGCGAGCCTTGCCGCGCGGCGCTGGGGGCACGCGGTCTCCGGCTATCTCGGAGGCTTTCCCATGATCGGCGGCCCGATCACGCTCTATCTCGCCGTCGATTACGGGGCGGATTTCGCCGCACGCTCGGCCCTCGTGACGATGGCGGCGGTCGCGGGACAGGCGGGGCACATGGTCGCGTTTTCCGCGGCCGGCCGCGCGGCGGGGGCGCTGGCAGGGCTCGCAGCCGGCTGGACCGCCTACGCAGTGCTTTCGGTTGGCGTGGGCTCGCTTCCGCTTGTACCGGCATCCGCGCTGGCACTGGCGATCGCGGGCCTTCTGCTCGCCGCGCGGATCCTGCCGCAGCCGCGAGACATTGCAACGCGGCCCGTGATTCCACCCGTGGAAATGTGGCTGCGGCTCGCCGCGGCACTGGCGCTGGCAGCCCTCATCCTTTTCGGCGCGGCCACGCTCGGGCCGACGGTGAGCGGCATCCTCCTGTCGCTTCCCATCACCGGCTCGATCATGCCGCCCTTCACACTGAAGCTCTACGGGCCCGATGCGCTCGCGCGGCTGCAACGCGGATTCATCACAGGCCTCACCGGATTCACCGCATTCTTCTTCGTGGTGAGTGTGGCGGTGGTGCCTTTGGGTGTCGTGGGGGCGTTCACGCTCGCCACGGCCGCAGCACTCGCCACGGTCGGGGCATTTTCGCGGTCGAGCAGGTCGCGCGCGTGAAACGCGCGCGTTGCTGATCTGCCTCAACACCTTCGGGGGAGTCTGGGGCTAGCGTGAATCGTCATGAACGGTCCCATCATGCCGCTGCACGGAATGAGACGGCGCGCGGTCCTGCCGCAGCCCATTCGCTCCATGGTGAGGAAGCTTCCTCGCGTGCCTTCCTCGGCCGTCGTGGCGGCGGTGCTCAACCTCATGATCCGCAGGCGTCTCCCGATCACGGTATTCGAGCACCTCGGCGACCGGCCGTTCTCGATCGAGGTACGCGACCTGGATCTGGTGATGGCCTTTCGCTATGTCGGCCGCCGGTTCGTGCCCGTGCCCTCGTCCGGGCAGGCGGCGCTGCGCTTCCGGGTGAATGCCTCCGACTTCACCACCCTCGCCGCACCCGGGGACGCGCCTGACGCCCTCTTCCTGCACGATCTCGTGGTGGTGGGCGACCCCGATATCGCGCAGGAGGTGCACCATGCACTGGAAGGCATCGACGTGGTCCGCACCCGCCGGATCCTGCGGCGCGCCCTGCGGCGGGTCGAGCGGGAGTGCGCCCCGGGATGAGCCGCGGCCCCTTTCTTCGATTTCCCTGATCTGTCTCAAGGAAATCGCGGGTGCGCGGACTAGCCTGTCCCGTCCCGTGATTGTCCGTCCCGAAAGCCCGAGGTGACCGTGGCCCAGGTGGTTCCCTTCCCCGCGCGACCCGCAGCCCGCATGAGGCTCGTGTGCCCCGCCGGCACGCCGCCCGCGCTGCGGATCGCCGTCGACAATGGCGCCGATGACGTTTACCTCGGCTTCCGGGACGAGACGAACGCGCGCAACTTCGCGGGCCTCAACTTCGACGACAAGGCGATACGGGAAGGCCTCGACTACGCGCATCGCAAGGGCGCGCAGGTGCTCGTCGCGCTCAACACCTTTCCGCAGCCCTCTACCTGGCGCAAGTGGCAGACCGCGGTGGATCGCGCGGCGGACCTCGGCGTGGACGCGATCATCGTCGCCGACGCGGGGCTGCTTGCCTACGCCGCGAAGAGGCATCCGCTGCTTCGCCTGCACCTGTCCGTGCAGGGCTCGGCCACCAGCCACGAGGCGATCAACTTCTACCACGAGAAATTCGGCATCAAGCGCGCCGTGCTGCCGCGCGTGCTTTCCGTGGAGCAGGCCGAGAAGGCCATCGCGCGCACGCCCGTGGAGATCGAGGTGTTCGGCTTCGGGAGCCTGTCGATCATGGTCGAGGGGCGGTGCGCGCTCTCCTCCTATGCCACGGGAGAGTCTCCCAACACGCACGGCGGCTGCTCGCCGGCCAAGGCGGTGCGCTGGCAGCAGGTTCCGGGCGGGCTCGAGTCGCGGCTGGGCGGCATCCTCATCGACCGCTTCGGCGAGGCCGATCATCCGGGCTACCCCACCCTGTGCCGCGGCCGCTTCGTGGTGAACGGCGATACCTACTACCCGTTCGAGGAGCCCACGAGCCTCAATACGCTCGAGCTCCTGCCGCGCCTGCAGGCGATGGGGGTGGCGGCGATCAAGATCGAGGGGCGGCAGCGCAGCCCCGTCTACGTGGAGGCCGTGACGCGCGTCTGGCGCGAGGCGCTGGACGACTGCGCGCGCGAGCCGCAGCGCTTCCGCGTGAAGCCCGCCTGGCAGGAAGCGCTTGCCGGCATCTCCGAGGGGCGCCAATGCACGCTGGGCGCCTATCATCGGCCGTGGAAATGAACGCGACCCCCGGGAAGACGATGAAGCTCGCCCTCGGCCCCCTTCTCTACTATTGGCCGCGCGAGACCGTGCTCGCTTTCTATCGCGAAGCGGCGGGCTGGCCGGTGGAAACCGTCTACCTGGGCGAGACGGTGTGTTCGCGCCGCCGCGAGCTGAAGCTCGCCGACTGGATCGCGATCGGAGAGGACCTTGCCCGCGCCGGGAAGGAAGTGGTGCTGTCCACCGGCGAACTCCTAGAAAGCGACGCGGACCTTCGCACCATGCACGCGGTGGCGGACAACGGCGTCTTCCGCGTCGAGGCGAACGACATGGCTGCGGTGCGGGCGCTGGCGGGAAAAGCCCCGTTCGTCGCCGGACCCTTCCTCAACGTCTACAACGCAGGCACGCTTCGGCTGCTGGCGGACCTGGGCGCGACACGATGGGTGGCACCCGTGGAGCTGTCCCGCGATGGCATCGCGGCCGTCGTGGCCGAGGGGCCCGCGGACTTCGAGACGGAGGTCTTCGCGTACGGGCGCCTGCCGCTGGCGGTGTCGGCGCGCTGCTTCACGGCGCGCTACAACAATCTCACCAAGGATCACTGCGAGTTCCGCTGCATCGACCATCCCGACGGCCTGGCGCTCGATACGCAGGACGCGGAGCACTTCCTGGTGCTGAACGGGGTGCAGACGCAGTCGGCCAGCGTGCACAGCCTGGCGCCCTTCGTGGATGAAGCGCGCGCCGCCGGTGTGGGCATCCTGCGCCTCTCGCCGCAGTCTCGCGGCACCGGCGAGGTCGTCGCAATCTTTCGCGCCCTGCTTTCGGGCGCCGTCGGTCCGGGCGAAGCGGCGGCGCGGCTCGCGCCGGTCATGCCCGCCGCCGCCTGCGACGGTTACTGGCACGGCAAGCCCGGCATCGTCTCGGATTGGGGACGCGTTCGCGAACACGTCCCCGAAATGGAGGAACGCCCATGAACGCAACTGTTGCCCGCCGCCTGCCGGCGCCGGTTCGTGCCGTCGCCAGGCGCCTGCCGCGCTTCCCGGCTTCGATCGCCTTCGCAACGGGGCTGAACCTCACGCTTCGCCGCAAGTTCCCGGACGATGTGCTGGAGCGCCTCGAGGGCCACACCTTTGCCATCGTCGTCGAGGACGCCGGCGTCGAGCTCCTGTTCCGCGTCCGCAACCGGCGCTTCGTGCCGGTGGCAAACGCCGCCGAGCCGGTGCTGCGGTTCCGCGCCGTGGCGTGGGATTACGCCGCGCTCGCCGCCCGCGAGGCGGACCCGGACACGCTCTTCTTCAACCGCCGGCTCGTGGTCGAGGGCGACACCGAAATCGCGCTCCTGGTGAAGAACACGATGGACACGATCGACATCCCGCGCACGCGCGGGCTCCTCAAGCGGGCGATGAAGGTCATCGGTCCGGGAACGCGCTGAAGACGGCGGAGCGCTCGCGCATGAGCACTCCATCGCGAACGCATGGGCGGCATTCGGTCGCGACGGAGCTGCTGGGCGCGCTGGCGGGCGTCGGCGCCCGCGAGATCTTCGGCATTCCCGGGGATTTCGCCCTGCCCTTCTTCGATGCGGTCGAAGCGGACGGTCGGCTTCCCCTCTATACGCTGTCGCACGAGCCGGCGGTGGGATTCGCCGCCGATGCCGCGGCGCGTATGCGCTGCGCGCCCTCCATCGCCGCAGTCACGTACGGGGCCGGCGCCTTCAACATCGTGAACGCGGTGGCATCGGCGTTCGCGGAGAAGTCGCCCGTGGTGGTGATCTCCGGCGCGCCCGGGGCGCACGAGCGCGGCTCGGGCCTGCTGCTGCATCACCAGGCGAAGACGATCGAGTCGCAGTACGAGATGTTCCGCCACGTGACCTGCGACCAGGCGCGGCTGGATGACCCGGCCACCGCCGGCGCGCAGATCGCGCGGGTGCTCGCCTCCGCGCAGCGCTACTCGCGACCCGTTTACGTGGAACTGCCGCGCGACACGGTGAACGCCCCGTGTGCGCCGGCGCAGGCGGAGCCGGCCCCGCCGGTGGATCGGGAGGCGCTGGCGGCCTGCGCGGACGAGATCCTGGGGCGGCTCGGGGCGGCGCGTTCCCCGGTGCTCATGGTGGACGTCGAGGTGCGCCGCTTCGGGCTGGAGCCGCAGGTCGCCGCGCTCGCGCGGCGCCTGGCCATTCCCGTCGTCACGACGCTCATGGGCCGCGGGCTGCTCGAGAATGCCGACGCGCCGCTCGTGGGCACCTATCTCGGCCTCGCGGGCATCCCGGAAGTCTCGGCGCTGGTCGAGGAGTCCGATGGCCTGCTGCTGCTCGGCGTCATCGTGTGCGATACCAACTTCGGCGTCTCGGCGCGGCGCGTGGACCTGCGGCACGCGATCCAGGCGCTGGACGGGCGCGTGACGCTCGGGTTTCACACCTATGCCGACATGCCCCTCGCCTCGCTGGTGGAGGCATTGCTCGAGCGCGCGCAGCCGCTCGCGTCGGCGCAGGCCGTGTCGCCGGTGGAGCCGCCGCGCGGCCTCGTGCGGGACGCGGCGGCGGTCCAGCCCCTCGACGTATCGCGCGCGCTCAACGACGCGATGGATACGCACGGCCGCATGCCGGTGGCGACCGACGTCGGGGACTGCCTCTTCACCGCCATGGACCTGCAGCAGACCGACCATGTGGCCCCGGGCTATTACGCGACCATGGGCTTTGGCGTCCCGGCGGGCCTCGGCGTTCAGGCCGCGAGTGGTCGGCGTCCCCTCGTGCTGGTGGGCGACGGGGCCTTCCAGATGACGGGCATGGAACTCGGGCATTGCGCGCGTCACGGATGGGACCCGGTGGTGGTTGTTCTCAACAACGGCGGCTGGGGGATGCTGTCTGCATTCCGGCCCGATGCGCACTACAACGCTCTGGGCACGTGGAACCTGGCGCGGGTGGCGGACGCGCTCGGCGGAGCCGGGCATCTCGTGCGCACTCGCGCGGAACTCGCGCAGGCGCTGGAGACGGCGATAACGCGGCCGGGGCGCTTCCACCTCCTCGACGTGCGTATCGCGCCGGGGGCGTTGTCGCCGGCGCTGCGGCGCTTTGCCGACGCCGTCGCGCGCCTGCAGGGCTGAGATGGCGGGTTCGGATTACTTTGCACGAGAAACAAGCAATGGCGGCAGCTTGTTTTCAGTGCAAAGTCACCTGACCCCGTTATCTCTTCCAGGTCCACTCCACGAGGGCGTCCAGCGCACCCTGCGCACGGTTGGCGTTGTCGTGGTTCACGATCATCACCACCACCCACCGCTCGCCCTTCGCGTCCATCACGAAGCCGGCCACGGCCTGCACGCCCGTGAGCGTGCCACCCTTGAGGTGGGCCTGGCCCGCGAACGAGCCTGTCTTCGACTTGAAGGTGCCGTCGACGGCAAAGAGCGAGAGCGACGAGACGAGTTCCGGCATCACGGGGCTCGCCCACGCGGCGCGCATGAGCGCGGCGAGCGATTCGGCGGAGATGCGCTCGG
The sequence above is a segment of the Betaproteobacteria bacterium genome. Coding sequences within it:
- a CDS encoding U32 family peptidase, translated to MRLVCPAGTPPALRIAVDNGADDVYLGFRDETNARNFAGLNFDDKAIREGLDYAHRKGAQVLVALNTFPQPSTWRKWQTAVDRAADLGVDAIIVADAGLLAYAAKRHPLLRLHLSVQGSATSHEAINFYHEKFGIKRAVLPRVLSVEQAEKAIARTPVEIEVFGFGSLSIMVEGRCALSSYATGESPNTHGGCSPAKAVRWQQVPGGLESRLGGILIDRFGEADHPGYPTLCRGRFVVNGDTYYPFEEPTSLNTLELLPRLQAMGVAAIKIEGRQRSPVYVEAVTRVWREALDDCAREPQRFRVKPAWQEALAGISEGRQCTLGAYHRPWK
- a CDS encoding class I SAM-dependent RNA methyltransferase, translated to MATLTRRKAAAPEPESTAEVTRKEPDDVLFFATCPRGLAGALAEELAGLGATQIKAGEAGVDFEGPFALAYKANLESRLATRILARVARFDYRNETDIYEGARQVRWHAHFGLERTFKVDTNAVKAPVKSIDFVTLKVKDAIADVFRDAFGKRPDVSSREPEVRVHVFLDAKWCTLYLDTSGEPLFKRGRRDRAGEAPLKKNLAAGLLRLSGWTPEQPLLDPMCGAGTILVEAAEMALGLAPGRDRPFGFEKLTRFDAAAWEAIKAESAERAQPAAPREIHGSDLYGSTLDLARANLRDMNLEGVVSLKQANLLELSAPAPSGLLVTNPPYGVRIGEKEELAKFYPELGHLLKQKFAGWTAYIFSGDPDLPKLIRLAATKRTVLYNGAIECRLYEYRMVAGGNRP
- the ipdC gene encoding indolepyruvate/phenylpyruvate decarboxylase, which gives rise to MSTPSRTHGRHSVATELLGALAGVGAREIFGIPGDFALPFFDAVEADGRLPLYTLSHEPAVGFAADAAARMRCAPSIAAVTYGAGAFNIVNAVASAFAEKSPVVVISGAPGAHERGSGLLLHHQAKTIESQYEMFRHVTCDQARLDDPATAGAQIARVLASAQRYSRPVYVELPRDTVNAPCAPAQAEPAPPVDREALAACADEILGRLGAARSPVLMVDVEVRRFGLEPQVAALARRLAIPVVTTLMGRGLLENADAPLVGTYLGLAGIPEVSALVEESDGLLLLGVIVCDTNFGVSARRVDLRHAIQALDGRVTLGFHTYADMPLASLVEALLERAQPLASAQAVSPVEPPRGLVRDAAAVQPLDVSRALNDAMDTHGRMPVATDVGDCLFTAMDLQQTDHVAPGYYATMGFGVPAGLGVQAASGRRPLVLVGDGAFQMTGMELGHCARHGWDPVVVVLNNGGWGMLSAFRPDAHYNALGTWNLARVADALGGAGHLVRTRAELAQALETAITRPGRFHLLDVRIAPGALSPALRRFADAVARLQG
- a CDS encoding SCP2 sterol-binding domain-containing protein — protein: MNATVARRLPAPVRAVARRLPRFPASIAFATGLNLTLRRKFPDDVLERLEGHTFAIVVEDAGVELLFRVRNRRFVPVANAAEPVLRFRAVAWDYAALAAREADPDTLFFNRRLVVEGDTEIALLVKNTMDTIDIPRTRGLLKRAMKVIGPGTR
- a CDS encoding U32 family peptidase, producing the protein MKLALGPLLYYWPRETVLAFYREAAGWPVETVYLGETVCSRRRELKLADWIAIGEDLARAGKEVVLSTGELLESDADLRTMHAVADNGVFRVEANDMAAVRALAGKAPFVAGPFLNVYNAGTLRLLADLGATRWVAPVELSRDGIAAVVAEGPADFETEVFAYGRLPLAVSARCFTARYNNLTKDHCEFRCIDHPDGLALDTQDAEHFLVLNGVQTQSASVHSLAPFVDEARAAGVGILRLSPQSRGTGEVVAIFRALLSGAVGPGEAAARLAPVMPAAACDGYWHGKPGIVSDWGRVREHVPEMEERP